One window from the genome of Cryptomeria japonica chromosome 6, Sugi_1.0, whole genome shotgun sequence encodes:
- the LOC131072843 gene encoding uncharacterized protein LOC131072843 → MSFAGISMILVGDLGQLPPVNDRPAYGSNRRAKLLWEEFKTVITLDKVFRQDGENIQQQRFHQLLTNLRDANPKIDDWKLLMMRTPISLNVVSNNNFDNAIYLFSTNENVHNHNKRMLYSLNHPVAPSLATRARSVNTIEDCSNDELDLELLISKNSRVMLNSNLWIQAGLVNGALGYIRKIVYKTGSAPPEPPTYVMVEFDSYYRMPFEDHHPNIIPISPIQRGGTLQLP, encoded by the exons ATGAGCTTTGCAG GTATATCGATGATTTTGGTTGGAGATTTGGGCCAGTTACCTCCTGTGAATGATAGACCAGCATATGGTAGCAATAGAAGGGCAAAGTTATTATGGGAAGAATTCAAAACTGTGATTACTTTAGATAAAGTATTCAGACAAGATGGAGAAAACATTCaacaacaaaggtttcatcaacttttgacaaatctaagagatgcaaaccCAAAAATTGATGACTGGAAGTTGCTGATGATGAGAACCCCTATTAGCTTAAATGTTGTGAGCAACAATAATTTTGACAATGCTATCTACTTGTTCTCTACAAATGAAAATGTTCATAATCACAATAAGAGAATGCTATATTCATTGAACCATCCCGTTGCACCTAGTCTTGCAACAAGAGCAAGAAGTGTTAATACGATAGAGGATTGTTCAAATGATGAACTTGATCTAGAGTTGTTGATCAGTAAGAATTCAAGGGTGATGCTGAATTCAAATCTTTGGATACAAGCaggtcttgtaaatggagctctAGGGTATATTCGAAAGATAGTTTACAAAACAGGAAGTGCTCCTCCTGAACCACCTACATATGTGATGGTTGAATTTGATAGTTATTATAGAATGCCATTTGAGGATCATCATCCAAATATAATTCCAATATCACCAATACAGAGGGGTGGAACACTTCAATTGCCATGA